One stretch of Manis pentadactyla isolate mManPen7 chromosome 10, mManPen7.hap1, whole genome shotgun sequence DNA includes these proteins:
- the SLC12A9 gene encoding solute carrier family 12 member 9 isoform X2 has protein sequence MASENSPLLAYRLLGDEGFTAPAIGPGGPGAASTRKLSTFLGVVVPTVLSMFSIVVFLRIDSTGSSELRVLPQGYGWSLLYGSLLLGLVGGVCTLGAGLYARASFLTFLLVSGSLFSVLVSFVAVRPRDILLAPQPGPNGSSLPPHVGHFTGFNSSTLKANLGAGYAKDYTTGAMMTFASVFAVLFNGCTGIMAGANMSGELKDPSRAIPLGTIVAVAYTFFIYTLLFFLSSFTCDRILLQEYYGFFGAISLWSPLVLIGVYATSLSASMSSLIGASRILHALAQDDLFGVILAPAKVVTRGGNPWGAVLYSWGLVQLVLLAGKLNTLAAVVTVFYLVAYAAVDLSCLSLEWASAPNFRPTFSLFSWHTCLLGVASCLLMMFLISPGAAGGSLLLMGLLCALLTARGGPSSWGYVSQALLFHQVRKYLLRLDVRKEHVKFWRPQLLLLVGNPRGALPLLRLANQLKKGGLYVLGHVTLGDLDCLPSDPVQPQYGAWLSLVDRAQVKAFVDLTLSPSVRQGAQHLLQISGLGGMKPNTLVLGFYDDATPQDHFLTDPAFSEPADGTQEGGSPALSTLFPPPRAPGSPRALSPQDYVATVADALKMNKNVVLARACGALPPERLSRGSGSTSQPHHVDVWPLNLLRPRGGPGYVDVCGLFLLQMATILGMVPAWHSARLRIFLCLGPREAPGAAEGRLRALLSQLRIRAEVQEVVWGEGAGSGEPEEEEGDFVNGGWGDAEAEALACSANALVQAQQGQGRGGGPGGPEGRDVEEGPTTALTFLYLPRPPADPARYTRYLALMEILSHDLGPTLLIHGVTPVTCTDL, from the exons ATGGCCAGCGAAAACTCTCCTCTGCTGGCCTACCGGCTCTTGGGTGATGAGGGGTTTACCGCCCCTGCCATTGGGCCTGGGGGTCCAGGAGCAGCATCTACCCGGAAGCTCTCCACCTTTCTGGGTGTGGTGGTGCCCACAGTCCTGTCCATGTTCAGTATAGTTGTCTTCTTGAGGATTG ATTCCACAGGGTCCAGTGAGCTCCGGGTTCTGCCCCAGGGCTATGGCTGGAGCTTACTCTATGGCTCCCTGCTGCTGGGCCTTGTGGGTGGGGTCTGCACACTGGGGGCTGGCCTCTATGCCCGTGCCTCCTTCCTCACATTCCTGCTGGTCTCTGGTTCCCTGTTCTCGGTGCTGGTCAGCTTTGTGGCTGTGCGGCCCAGGGACATCCTCTTGGCCCCTCAGCCTGGACCCAATGGCTCCTCCCTGCCACCCCACGTCGGCCACTTCACTGGCTTCAACAGCAGCACCCTGAAGGCCAACTTGGGTG CTGGCTACGCCAAGGACTACACCACGGGGGCCATGATGACCTTTGCCAGCGTCTTTGCTgtcctttttaatggctgcacAGGCATCATGGCCGGGGCCAACATGTCAG gggAGCTGAAGGACCCCAGCCGAGCAattcctcttggcaccattgtcGCTGTCGCCTACACCTTCTTCATCTATaccctgcttttcttcctctctagCTTCACTTGTGACAG GATCCTGCTGCAGGAATACTATGGGTTCTTTGGTGCCATCAGCCTTTGGTCCCCACTGGTGTTGATCGGTGTCTATGCCACGTCACTCTCAGCCTCCATGAGCTCCCTCATTGGTGCTTCTCGCATCCTCCATGCCCTGGCCCAGGACGACCTCTTCG GAGTGATCTTGGCTCCAGCCAAGGTTGTGACCCGAGGAGGGAACCCCTGGGGAGCTGTGCTCTATTCCTGGGGCCTAGTGCAG CTGGTGCTCTTGGCTGGGAAGCTGAACACACTGGCTGCCGTGGTCACCGTCTTCTACCTGGTGGCGTATGCTGCAGTGGACCTGTCATGCCTGAGCCTCGAATGGGCTTCGGCCCCGAACTTCCG ccccaccttcagcCTGTTCTCCTGGCACACCTGCTTGCTGGGGGTCGCCTCCTGCCTGCTCATGATGTTTCTCATCAGCCCTGGGGCCGCTGGTGGCTCCCTGCTTCTCATGGGCCTGCTTTGTGCCCTCCTCACGGCTCGTGGGGGCCCCAGTAGCTGGGGCTACGTCAGCCAGGCCTTGCTTTTCCACCAG GTGCGCAAATACCTGCTCCGGCTGGATGTCCGGAAGGAGCACGTGAAGTTCTGGCGGCCTCAGCTGCTGCTCCTGGTGGGGAACCCCCGGGGTGCCCTGCCTCTGTTGCGGCTGGCTAACCAGCTCAAGAAGGGGGGCCTCTATGTGCTGGGCCATGTCACCCTGGGAGACCTCG ACTGCCTGCCCTCGGACCCCGTGCAGCCCCAGTATGGAGCATGGCTGAGCCTGGTGGACAGAGCCCAAGTGAAGGCCTTTGTGGACCTCACCCTCTCACCCTCCGTGCGCCAGGGGGCTCAGCATCTGCTGCAGATCTCAGGCCTTG GTGGCATGAAGCCCAACACGTTGGTCCTGGGTTTCTACGATGATGCCACACCCCAGGACCACTTCCTGACAGACCCTGCTTTCTCTGAGCCTGCTGATGGCACCCAGGAGGGTGGGTCCCCAGCTCTGAGCACCCTGTTCCCTCCACCCCGGGCTCCTGGGAGTCCCCGGGCTCTCAGTCCCCAGGACTACGTGGCCACAGTGGCAGATGCCCTCAAGATGAACAAGAATGTGGTTCTGGCTCGGGCCTGCGGGGCCCTGCCCCCTGAGCGGTTGAGCCGGGGTTCTGGGAGCACCTCTCAGCCACATCACGTAGATGTGTGGCCCCTCAACCTCCTGCGGCCCCGGGGTGGGCCCGGCTATGTGGATGTCTGCGGCCTTTTCCTGCTGCAGATGGCAACCATCTTGGGCATGGTGCCTGCTTGGCACAGTGCCCGGCTCCGGATCTTCTTGTGCCTGGGGCCTCGAGAGGCTCCTGGGGCAGCTGAGGGGCGGCTCCGGGCACTGCTGAGCCAGTTAAGGATCCGGGCTGAGGTGCAGGAGGTTGTGTGGGGTGAGGGGGCTGGCTCCGGGGAgcctgaggaggaggaaggggacttTGTGAATGGTGGGTGGGGTGACGCTGAGGCAGAGGCCCTGGCATGCAGCGCCAACGCCCTGGTTCAGGCCCAGCAGGGgcaaggcagaggaggagggccCGGTGGGCCTGAGGGTAGGGATGTCGAGGAGGGGCCCACCACAGCCCTTACCTTCCTGTACCTGCCTCGGCCGCCCGCTGATCCTGCCCGCTATACCCGGTACCTGGCGCTGATGGAGATTCTGAGCCATGATCTGGGCCCCACGCTGCTCATTCATGGTGTCACCCCGGTTACTTGCACTGATCTCTGA
- the SLC12A9 gene encoding solute carrier family 12 member 9 isoform X1 — protein MASENSPLLAYRLLGDEGFTAPAIGPGGPGAASTRKLSTFLGVVVPTVLSMFSIVVFLRIGFVVGHAGLLQALAMLLVAYFILALTVLSVCAIATNGAVRGGGAYFMISRTLGPEVGGSIGLMFYLANVCGCAVSLLGLVEAMLDTFGTDSTGSSELRVLPQGYGWSLLYGSLLLGLVGGVCTLGAGLYARASFLTFLLVSGSLFSVLVSFVAVRPRDILLAPQPGPNGSSLPPHVGHFTGFNSSTLKANLGAGYAKDYTTGAMMTFASVFAVLFNGCTGIMAGANMSGELKDPSRAIPLGTIVAVAYTFFIYTLLFFLSSFTCDRILLQEYYGFFGAISLWSPLVLIGVYATSLSASMSSLIGASRILHALAQDDLFGVILAPAKVVTRGGNPWGAVLYSWGLVQLVLLAGKLNTLAAVVTVFYLVAYAAVDLSCLSLEWASAPNFRPTFSLFSWHTCLLGVASCLLMMFLISPGAAGGSLLLMGLLCALLTARGGPSSWGYVSQALLFHQVRKYLLRLDVRKEHVKFWRPQLLLLVGNPRGALPLLRLANQLKKGGLYVLGHVTLGDLDCLPSDPVQPQYGAWLSLVDRAQVKAFVDLTLSPSVRQGAQHLLQISGLGGMKPNTLVLGFYDDATPQDHFLTDPAFSEPADGTQEGGSPALSTLFPPPRAPGSPRALSPQDYVATVADALKMNKNVVLARACGALPPERLSRGSGSTSQPHHVDVWPLNLLRPRGGPGYVDVCGLFLLQMATILGMVPAWHSARLRIFLCLGPREAPGAAEGRLRALLSQLRIRAEVQEVVWGEGAGSGEPEEEEGDFVNGGWGDAEAEALACSANALVQAQQGQGRGGGPGGPEGRDVEEGPTTALTFLYLPRPPADPARYTRYLALMEILSHDLGPTLLIHGVTPVTCTDL, from the exons ATGGCCAGCGAAAACTCTCCTCTGCTGGCCTACCGGCTCTTGGGTGATGAGGGGTTTACCGCCCCTGCCATTGGGCCTGGGGGTCCAGGAGCAGCATCTACCCGGAAGCTCTCCACCTTTCTGGGTGTGGTGGTGCCCACAGTCCTGTCCATGTTCAGTATAGTTGTCTTCTTGAGGATTG GGTTCGTGGTGGGCCATGCTGGGTTGCTGCAGGCTTTAGCCATGCTCCTGGTCGCCTACTTCATCCTGGCGCTCACTGTCCTGTCTGTCTGTGCCATCGCCACCAATGGAGCTGTGCGGGGGGGCGGAGCCTACT TCATGATCAGCCGGACTCTGGGGCCTGAGGTTGGGGGCAGCATCGGCCTCATGTTCTACCTGGCTAACGTGTGTGGCTGTGCTGTCTCCCTGCTGGGGCTGGTGGAGGCCATGCTTGACACCTTTGGGACTG ATTCCACAGGGTCCAGTGAGCTCCGGGTTCTGCCCCAGGGCTATGGCTGGAGCTTACTCTATGGCTCCCTGCTGCTGGGCCTTGTGGGTGGGGTCTGCACACTGGGGGCTGGCCTCTATGCCCGTGCCTCCTTCCTCACATTCCTGCTGGTCTCTGGTTCCCTGTTCTCGGTGCTGGTCAGCTTTGTGGCTGTGCGGCCCAGGGACATCCTCTTGGCCCCTCAGCCTGGACCCAATGGCTCCTCCCTGCCACCCCACGTCGGCCACTTCACTGGCTTCAACAGCAGCACCCTGAAGGCCAACTTGGGTG CTGGCTACGCCAAGGACTACACCACGGGGGCCATGATGACCTTTGCCAGCGTCTTTGCTgtcctttttaatggctgcacAGGCATCATGGCCGGGGCCAACATGTCAG gggAGCTGAAGGACCCCAGCCGAGCAattcctcttggcaccattgtcGCTGTCGCCTACACCTTCTTCATCTATaccctgcttttcttcctctctagCTTCACTTGTGACAG GATCCTGCTGCAGGAATACTATGGGTTCTTTGGTGCCATCAGCCTTTGGTCCCCACTGGTGTTGATCGGTGTCTATGCCACGTCACTCTCAGCCTCCATGAGCTCCCTCATTGGTGCTTCTCGCATCCTCCATGCCCTGGCCCAGGACGACCTCTTCG GAGTGATCTTGGCTCCAGCCAAGGTTGTGACCCGAGGAGGGAACCCCTGGGGAGCTGTGCTCTATTCCTGGGGCCTAGTGCAG CTGGTGCTCTTGGCTGGGAAGCTGAACACACTGGCTGCCGTGGTCACCGTCTTCTACCTGGTGGCGTATGCTGCAGTGGACCTGTCATGCCTGAGCCTCGAATGGGCTTCGGCCCCGAACTTCCG ccccaccttcagcCTGTTCTCCTGGCACACCTGCTTGCTGGGGGTCGCCTCCTGCCTGCTCATGATGTTTCTCATCAGCCCTGGGGCCGCTGGTGGCTCCCTGCTTCTCATGGGCCTGCTTTGTGCCCTCCTCACGGCTCGTGGGGGCCCCAGTAGCTGGGGCTACGTCAGCCAGGCCTTGCTTTTCCACCAG GTGCGCAAATACCTGCTCCGGCTGGATGTCCGGAAGGAGCACGTGAAGTTCTGGCGGCCTCAGCTGCTGCTCCTGGTGGGGAACCCCCGGGGTGCCCTGCCTCTGTTGCGGCTGGCTAACCAGCTCAAGAAGGGGGGCCTCTATGTGCTGGGCCATGTCACCCTGGGAGACCTCG ACTGCCTGCCCTCGGACCCCGTGCAGCCCCAGTATGGAGCATGGCTGAGCCTGGTGGACAGAGCCCAAGTGAAGGCCTTTGTGGACCTCACCCTCTCACCCTCCGTGCGCCAGGGGGCTCAGCATCTGCTGCAGATCTCAGGCCTTG GTGGCATGAAGCCCAACACGTTGGTCCTGGGTTTCTACGATGATGCCACACCCCAGGACCACTTCCTGACAGACCCTGCTTTCTCTGAGCCTGCTGATGGCACCCAGGAGGGTGGGTCCCCAGCTCTGAGCACCCTGTTCCCTCCACCCCGGGCTCCTGGGAGTCCCCGGGCTCTCAGTCCCCAGGACTACGTGGCCACAGTGGCAGATGCCCTCAAGATGAACAAGAATGTGGTTCTGGCTCGGGCCTGCGGGGCCCTGCCCCCTGAGCGGTTGAGCCGGGGTTCTGGGAGCACCTCTCAGCCACATCACGTAGATGTGTGGCCCCTCAACCTCCTGCGGCCCCGGGGTGGGCCCGGCTATGTGGATGTCTGCGGCCTTTTCCTGCTGCAGATGGCAACCATCTTGGGCATGGTGCCTGCTTGGCACAGTGCCCGGCTCCGGATCTTCTTGTGCCTGGGGCCTCGAGAGGCTCCTGGGGCAGCTGAGGGGCGGCTCCGGGCACTGCTGAGCCAGTTAAGGATCCGGGCTGAGGTGCAGGAGGTTGTGTGGGGTGAGGGGGCTGGCTCCGGGGAgcctgaggaggaggaaggggacttTGTGAATGGTGGGTGGGGTGACGCTGAGGCAGAGGCCCTGGCATGCAGCGCCAACGCCCTGGTTCAGGCCCAGCAGGGgcaaggcagaggaggagggccCGGTGGGCCTGAGGGTAGGGATGTCGAGGAGGGGCCCACCACAGCCCTTACCTTCCTGTACCTGCCTCGGCCGCCCGCTGATCCTGCCCGCTATACCCGGTACCTGGCGCTGATGGAGATTCTGAGCCATGATCTGGGCCCCACGCTGCTCATTCATGGTGTCACCCCGGTTACTTGCACTGATCTCTGA
- the SLC12A9 gene encoding solute carrier family 12 member 9 isoform X3, with amino-acid sequence MASENSPLLAYRLLGDEGFTAPAIGPGGPGAASTRKLSTFLGVVVPTVLSMFSIVVFLRIGFVVGHAGLLQALAMLLVAYFILALTVLSVCAIATNGAVRGGGAYFMISRTLGPEVGGSIGLMFYLANVCGCAVSLLGLVEAMLDTFGTDSTGSSELRVLPQGYGWSLLYGSLLLGLVGGVCTLGAGLYARASFLTFLLVSGSLFSVLVSFVAVRPRDILLAPQPGPNGSSLPPHVGHFTGFNSSTLKANLGAGYAKDYTTGAMMTFASVFAVLFNGCTGIMAGANMSGELKDPSRAIPLGTIVAVAYTFFIYTLLFFLSSFTCDRILLQEYYGFFGAISLWSPLVLIGVYATSLSASMSSLIGASRILHALAQDDLFGVILAPAKVVTRGGNPWGAVLYSWGLVQLVLLAGKLNTLAAVVTVFYLVAYAAVDLSCLSLEWASAPNFRPTFSLFSWHTCLLGVASCLLMMFLISPGAAGGSLLLMGLLCALLTARGGPSSWGYVSQALLFHQVRKYLLRLDVRKEHVKFWRPQLLLLVGNPRGALPLLRLANQLKKGGLYVLGHVTLGDLDCLPSDPVQPQYGAWLSLVDRAQVKAFVDLTLSPSVRQGAQHLLQISGLESC; translated from the exons ATGGCCAGCGAAAACTCTCCTCTGCTGGCCTACCGGCTCTTGGGTGATGAGGGGTTTACCGCCCCTGCCATTGGGCCTGGGGGTCCAGGAGCAGCATCTACCCGGAAGCTCTCCACCTTTCTGGGTGTGGTGGTGCCCACAGTCCTGTCCATGTTCAGTATAGTTGTCTTCTTGAGGATTG GGTTCGTGGTGGGCCATGCTGGGTTGCTGCAGGCTTTAGCCATGCTCCTGGTCGCCTACTTCATCCTGGCGCTCACTGTCCTGTCTGTCTGTGCCATCGCCACCAATGGAGCTGTGCGGGGGGGCGGAGCCTACT TCATGATCAGCCGGACTCTGGGGCCTGAGGTTGGGGGCAGCATCGGCCTCATGTTCTACCTGGCTAACGTGTGTGGCTGTGCTGTCTCCCTGCTGGGGCTGGTGGAGGCCATGCTTGACACCTTTGGGACTG ATTCCACAGGGTCCAGTGAGCTCCGGGTTCTGCCCCAGGGCTATGGCTGGAGCTTACTCTATGGCTCCCTGCTGCTGGGCCTTGTGGGTGGGGTCTGCACACTGGGGGCTGGCCTCTATGCCCGTGCCTCCTTCCTCACATTCCTGCTGGTCTCTGGTTCCCTGTTCTCGGTGCTGGTCAGCTTTGTGGCTGTGCGGCCCAGGGACATCCTCTTGGCCCCTCAGCCTGGACCCAATGGCTCCTCCCTGCCACCCCACGTCGGCCACTTCACTGGCTTCAACAGCAGCACCCTGAAGGCCAACTTGGGTG CTGGCTACGCCAAGGACTACACCACGGGGGCCATGATGACCTTTGCCAGCGTCTTTGCTgtcctttttaatggctgcacAGGCATCATGGCCGGGGCCAACATGTCAG gggAGCTGAAGGACCCCAGCCGAGCAattcctcttggcaccattgtcGCTGTCGCCTACACCTTCTTCATCTATaccctgcttttcttcctctctagCTTCACTTGTGACAG GATCCTGCTGCAGGAATACTATGGGTTCTTTGGTGCCATCAGCCTTTGGTCCCCACTGGTGTTGATCGGTGTCTATGCCACGTCACTCTCAGCCTCCATGAGCTCCCTCATTGGTGCTTCTCGCATCCTCCATGCCCTGGCCCAGGACGACCTCTTCG GAGTGATCTTGGCTCCAGCCAAGGTTGTGACCCGAGGAGGGAACCCCTGGGGAGCTGTGCTCTATTCCTGGGGCCTAGTGCAG CTGGTGCTCTTGGCTGGGAAGCTGAACACACTGGCTGCCGTGGTCACCGTCTTCTACCTGGTGGCGTATGCTGCAGTGGACCTGTCATGCCTGAGCCTCGAATGGGCTTCGGCCCCGAACTTCCG ccccaccttcagcCTGTTCTCCTGGCACACCTGCTTGCTGGGGGTCGCCTCCTGCCTGCTCATGATGTTTCTCATCAGCCCTGGGGCCGCTGGTGGCTCCCTGCTTCTCATGGGCCTGCTTTGTGCCCTCCTCACGGCTCGTGGGGGCCCCAGTAGCTGGGGCTACGTCAGCCAGGCCTTGCTTTTCCACCAG GTGCGCAAATACCTGCTCCGGCTGGATGTCCGGAAGGAGCACGTGAAGTTCTGGCGGCCTCAGCTGCTGCTCCTGGTGGGGAACCCCCGGGGTGCCCTGCCTCTGTTGCGGCTGGCTAACCAGCTCAAGAAGGGGGGCCTCTATGTGCTGGGCCATGTCACCCTGGGAGACCTCG ACTGCCTGCCCTCGGACCCCGTGCAGCCCCAGTATGGAGCATGGCTGAGCCTGGTGGACAGAGCCCAAGTGAAGGCCTTTGTGGACCTCACCCTCTCACCCTCCGTGCGCCAGGGGGCTCAGCATCTGCTGCAGATCTCAGGCCTTG AATCTTGCTGA